A window of Pirellula sp. SH-Sr6A contains these coding sequences:
- the dprA gene encoding DNA-processing protein DprA encodes MPDDFVTKSLFDSDELVPPQGTDGPCFDDTDAPPFEVAIPPIRLVPKEDREPYLRLALIGGVGPRTLAALVHHFGSAREVANATLKDLGKVSGIGPKLSTLIREGTQSDLLELVQQHCIEHSVQILVPGDCQFPRMLLELENPPLFLMFRGKLQTNDSLAIAMVGTRHCTSYGATMAERIAKSLARQGLTIVSGLARGIDAICHRAAMEVGGRTIGVLGSSVTEVYPPEHDVLAEEITSHGAILSETHPFSKPKAGVFPQRNRIISGLSLGVIVIEAADRSGSLITAQHAGEQGRDVFAVPGAVTSRMSRGCNRLIRDGAILIQDADDILEHLGPLVEGIELENGARVSHPAELQLNEIEQSVLQCIESLPTDIDSVVLKSGLPVSRVLSTLSVLQMKGLIKRPSSRTVSR; translated from the coding sequence ATGCCCGATGATTTTGTCACGAAATCTTTGTTCGACTCTGACGAATTGGTCCCGCCGCAAGGAACCGACGGCCCGTGCTTCGACGACACCGATGCCCCTCCGTTTGAAGTCGCGATACCTCCTATTCGCCTTGTTCCGAAGGAAGATCGCGAACCTTATCTACGACTCGCTCTTATCGGTGGGGTAGGGCCTCGCACGTTGGCCGCATTGGTGCATCATTTTGGTTCCGCGCGCGAAGTCGCCAACGCGACGCTCAAAGATTTGGGAAAGGTCAGCGGAATCGGACCCAAACTTTCCACATTGATCCGAGAAGGCACACAAAGCGACCTGCTTGAACTTGTCCAACAACATTGCATCGAACATTCCGTGCAGATCCTCGTTCCCGGTGATTGCCAATTTCCTCGTATGCTGCTGGAGTTGGAAAACCCTCCCCTCTTTCTCATGTTCCGAGGCAAGCTGCAGACCAACGACTCGCTTGCTATCGCCATGGTCGGAACTCGTCATTGCACCAGCTACGGTGCCACCATGGCCGAACGGATTGCCAAATCGCTTGCTCGCCAAGGCCTCACTATCGTCAGCGGACTTGCTCGCGGCATTGACGCGATATGCCATCGCGCCGCGATGGAGGTTGGTGGGCGAACGATCGGCGTACTGGGTAGCAGTGTGACCGAGGTCTATCCACCCGAACATGATGTGCTCGCAGAAGAAATTACATCTCACGGCGCCATCCTCAGTGAGACTCACCCATTTTCGAAACCCAAGGCAGGTGTCTTCCCTCAACGAAATCGAATCATCAGCGGATTGAGCTTAGGCGTGATCGTCATTGAAGCGGCCGATCGATCGGGTTCCTTGATCACAGCCCAGCATGCCGGGGAACAAGGTCGCGATGTCTTCGCTGTTCCCGGCGCCGTTACCTCACGAATGTCCCGCGGCTGCAATCGTCTCATTCGAGATGGAGCCATTCTTATACAAGATGCCGACGATATCCTCGAACATCTTGGTCCCCTCGTTGAAGGTATTGAGTTGGAGAATGGTGCGAGAGTGTCGCACCCAGCAGAGCTGCAGCTAAACGAAATCGAGCAAAGCGTACTGCAATGCATCGAATCGCTCCCTACGGATATCGATTCCGTCGTATTGAAATCAGGATTACCCGTGTCCCGCGTACTCAGTACACTGAGCGTCTTGCAAATGAAGGGACTGATCAAACGGCCTTCGAGTAGAACTGTTTCGCGCTAG
- a CDS encoding WD40 repeat domain-containing protein → MGFSNESAEPRQRQKPFRFQRWIAFAVCWAVLIWSGLNLFRRWAEEWSLSYSRVGFVPYGYHESEFAPDGSRLVIGFQKQSRVLELSNGEVLSELEQYDGQGLAGYSSQGMIISGFSRDATNVAQAVIWNDGDGKKIGSISIQAEDCFPIFSPDGEKIVVVFDQGLAIWDSISFVQRGRIAIDWPEQAWLPGRLAWNPRNQELTVIDDSGKLLRVDWDRGIAEPFLAAQEIRAKWARWSSDGTKLLTLNEGGLSLSVWELQSGRMVTTISGGPFSQAAFSPDGESIVTSSPGDVTFQERTAAPSVWDRRTKIWDSTTGTLLVNLETVGFAQLSPNWEYLLETDPEGLRLAKWNGSRSQRFPGWFDGHGCTCTFGPSNRFMASVNGSGRVAVWERRDLSNFWRDCLTSLPFWLALSATLVLSATFVLSRIGFSREASS, encoded by the coding sequence TTGGGATTTTCCAACGAATCAGCAGAGCCTAGGCAGCGGCAGAAGCCCTTTCGGTTTCAGCGATGGATTGCGTTCGCGGTGTGTTGGGCTGTGTTGATTTGGTCCGGTTTAAATCTTTTTCGGCGATGGGCTGAGGAATGGTCCCTGTCTTACAGTCGGGTGGGGTTTGTACCGTACGGATACCATGAGTCGGAGTTTGCACCGGATGGAAGCCGGCTAGTGATCGGCTTTCAGAAGCAAAGTCGTGTCCTTGAGCTTTCCAATGGCGAGGTGCTGTCGGAACTAGAGCAATACGACGGACAAGGCCTAGCGGGTTACTCATCGCAGGGCATGATCATCAGTGGATTTTCTCGCGACGCGACGAACGTTGCGCAAGCGGTTATTTGGAACGATGGCGACGGGAAGAAGATTGGGAGCATCAGCATCCAAGCAGAGGATTGCTTTCCGATCTTCTCACCCGACGGCGAAAAGATCGTTGTGGTATTCGATCAAGGGCTGGCTATTTGGGATTCAATAAGTTTCGTGCAGCGGGGTCGAATCGCAATCGATTGGCCGGAGCAAGCTTGGTTACCCGGGCGGCTGGCATGGAATCCGAGAAACCAAGAGTTAACGGTCATCGACGATAGCGGAAAGCTGCTTAGAGTCGATTGGGATCGGGGGATCGCAGAACCATTTCTGGCAGCACAGGAGATAAGAGCGAAATGGGCTCGATGGTCCAGTGACGGGACAAAGTTGCTCACCCTCAACGAGGGAGGGCTATCTCTTTCGGTATGGGAACTTCAATCCGGGAGGATGGTAACAACCATCTCGGGAGGCCCCTTCTCCCAAGCCGCATTTTCACCCGACGGAGAGAGTATTGTTACTTCGTCCCCGGGAGATGTTACTTTTCAAGAGAGAACAGCTGCGCCCTCCGTTTGGGATCGTCGCACGAAAATCTGGGACTCCACGACAGGAACACTGCTTGTGAATCTAGAGACCGTTGGGTTCGCTCAGTTGTCTCCAAACTGGGAATATCTCCTGGAAACAGACCCTGAAGGTTTGCGGTTAGCAAAATGGAATGGTTCCCGTTCGCAAAGGTTCCCCGGGTGGTTCGATGGACATGGGTGCACCTGCACCTTTGGTCCGAGCAATCGATTTATGGCGTCGGTCAATGGGAGTGGACGTGTTGCGGTTTGGGAGCGTCGAGATCTCTCGAATTTTTGGAGAGACTGTCTGACGAGTCTTCCTTTTTGGCTAGCCCTTTCGGCAACCCTCGTTCTGTCGGCAACCTTCGTTCTATCAAGAATCGGCTTCTCTCGAGAAGCGTCTTCCTAG